The sequence GCCGGCCAGCCACTCGCGCTCGTGCGCGGCGGTGCGAGCGACGGCGGCATCACGGTGCTGCGCGCGCGCGAAGCGGCCGACGACGCGATCGACTGGGCGGGAGCCGAGAGCCTCGCGATCCCCGACCTCGGGCCGGGCTTCGACGCGCCGTCGGCCCTCTACGTCCCTTCGCCATCGTACCAGGAGCACGACATCGAACGACTCGAGTGGGTCGCCTGCGGGACCTACGGCGTGGCCGACGGTCTGCTGTGGCACGTCGGCGTCGACGGCTGGTGAGCGCGATCGATCCCCTTGGGCGCGCAGCGGATCGGCGAGTTCACCGGCTCGCACGCCTGTTCGCGTTCGCTCGGATCGCGTGACCGCAGGCCGACCCGCTACAGCCGGGGCATGTGCGCCGCGATCGTCGGCTCGATCATCGCGACCCACGGCTCGAGCCACCACCCTGCGATGATCACGAGCAGCACCACCGCCAGCAGTGCGACGTGCTCGCGCGGCAGCAGCCGTGGGAAGTTCGATAGCTGCGGCGTGCGCCAGGGGCCGAGGAATGCCCGCGTGAAGCTCCACCACAGCAGCACCGAGGCGAGGTTGACCGCCGCGACCATCGCGATCGCGAGGGTGCCGTGGGCCTCGAATGCGCCGTGGCTGGCGAGGTGCTCGGCGATGAAGCCGAGCGCACCGGGGAAGCCGGCGTATGCCAACGAGATCACGAGGAAGAGGCCGGTGAGCCGCGGCGCCGTGCGGACCAGGCCGCCGAGCGCAGCGAAGTCGGTGGTGCCGGCGCGCGCGTGGACCATGTCGGCGGCGAGCAGGAGACCGGTGCCGGCGATCGCGAGGTTGCAAGCGCTCGCGAGCCCCGCGGTCGGCCCCATCGGATCGGTCGAGGCGACCCCGACCAGCAGGCTGCCGCTGACCGCCAGCTGGAAGTAGGCGAGCGCCGAGCGCAGGCTGCCCTGGGCAAGCCCCACGAACACGCAGAAGACCATGCCGAACACGGCGATCACGGCGGGCGTGACCGCGTGTCGACCGATGATGTCACCGAACAGCTCGAGGCCCAGGCGCAGGAACAGGTAGTGACCCAGGGGCGTGAGCGCGATCGGTACGGCAGCGACCGCCGGCGAGCCCTCGAGCAGCCGCACCATCCAGCCGTGGAACGGCACCAACGGCAGGCGGATTGCCAGCGCGACCATGAACGGCACGAACAGCAGCGCCTGCGTGCGACCGCCGATACCCCAGGCCGTGATGGCGTCGAGATCGAAGGAGGTCGTCGGCAGCCGCGTGCCCAGCACGATCACGATGCCGACGAGCAACAGCGCCGACACCGTCATCGGGCCCACCAACCAGCCCAGGCGGCGGCGTGTGCCCGCATCGGGCCCGGCGTACTGCACGAGCGACCACGATGGCGCAATCATCACGACCCACAGCAGCGCGAGCACCAGCAGGTTGATCGACACCAACGACAGCAGCGACGCCGCGTGCAGGCACAGCAGCGACACCAGCGCGCCACGTCGAGTCCGACGCCCCAGCGCGACCAGCAACAGCATCACGAGCAGCGCCTGCAGCAGCACCAACACCACGCTGATGCCGTCGACGCCGAGGTGATAGCCCAGCCCGAGCAGCTCGTGGGGCAGACGCTCCACGAACTGCATGCCGTCGTCACCGGGCTCGAAGCGTCGGACCACGGCGATCGCGAGCGCGAGCGTGAATGCTGCGCCGCCGCGGGCGAACACCCGCGCCCACTCGTCGTCGTGGATCCGCCACACCAACACCGCGGTGACCAGCGGCAGCAGCCAGATCATCGACAGCCACGGCGTGCCACCGAATGCGGTGCCGCCGAACTCGGCCACCACCACATGCCCGGCCTCGACGTCGACCGGATCGAAGCTCATGAACGCAGCGACCACGAGCCCCGCCACCGCCAGCGCACGCGCACGGTCACGCCACCGGTCATCGAGTCGCTTGAGCGCGCCGCCCAGCGCCAGCAGCGGGCGCACTGCGACGGCCTCCTGGAACGCATCGAGATCGAAGCGATGCAGGGCACGCTCGTGCAGCCGCGCAGCCAACCCCTGCGGGCGCCGACGCTCGGGCCGACGTGTGCCGACGTACGCCACCGCCAACAACGACGCCAGCGCGGCGATCATCAGCGCCAGGTCACCGTCGGCGCCGAGCAGGCCGACGCTGCCGGTGGGTCCGTACCACCACCTGCGATTCGACAGGCCGAACGCACCCCAGGCCGCGACCACCAGCGCCAGCCCGACCAGGCCGCTGTGGACCATCCGCCCCTGGGTCGGCATCGCGTCGAGTGCGGCCGCGTGCTGCGCGGCGCGGACCTGCCGGATCACCGACGGTGCGAACAGGAACTGCACCGCGCGCAGGCCCGCGTGCAGCACCATCAGGATGACCACGAGGTGCCAGGCACCGAGCCCGCAGGCCGCGAACATGCCGCCCAGCTGCGCGATCGTGGAGTAGACGATCGATCCCTTCGCGTCCGGCTGCGCCGCACCGACTGCGGCGGCGTACACCAGCGTGAGCCCACCGACGACGACCATCGCCGCCAGCGTGATCGTCGAGTGCTGCACGATGGGGCCGGTGCGCATCATCAAATAGACCCCGGCGTGGGCCATGACCGCGCCGTAGAACAACCCCGTCGAAGTCGTCGGCCCCTCGACCGCGTGGGCCATCCAGCTCGAGAACGGCAGCTGCGCCGACTTCGACATCGCCGCCAGCCACAGCGCCAGCCCGATCACCGTCGCGGTCGTCGGCGACAGGTGGACGGCGCCGGCGTTCATCGCCGCCCAGCCGTCGCCACCGAACTCGTGCGCCGCGAACAGCGACGCGGTGAGCAGGCCGAAGTCGCCAAAGCGGTTGGTGATGAATGCCCGCGCGCCCGCGCGGACCGGCGCCGCACGCTCGTGAAAGAAGCCGATCAGCAGCGCCGAACACAGCCCGACCCACTCCCAGCCGAGGAACAGCAGCATGAAGCCGTCGCCGAGCGCGAGCACCTGCATGCCGGCGAGGAACAGATTGACCAGCATGAAGTAGCGCTGGAAGCCGGCCTCGCGGTGGAGATACGCGACCGAGAACCATGCCACCACGAAGCCGAGCGTGCAGGTCATCGCGGCCATGACCGCCGACAGCGGGTCGAGCCAGAACGCGACGTCGATGCCGTGCTTCGGCACCCACAGCCAGTGCACCATCACCACGCGGAGCGGCTGCGCCTGCTGCAGCGCGTGGACCAGCACCACCAGCGAGGCGACCGCCGCGGTCGCAGCACCGCCGAGCGTCGCGCGCACGATCGTGCGCTCACGCAGGCGGATGCCGACCGCCGCCGCCAGCCCGAACCACGCCGCCAGCAACAGCGGCAGCGAGGGCAACGCCATGACGAGGAGGCCGATGACATCGAAGCCGTCGTCGGCCGCAGCTGCCACGGCGGTCGCCAGCTGCGGCGCACCGATCATGTCGCACCCGCGATCCGCCGCGGCGCGACGATGCGTGCCGGCGAGAGCAGCTCGTCGTGCCCGGTGAACCACGCCGCGGAGTTGTGGACCACCGGCAGCGTGAGCCCCCGGGGCTGCCACGGCACGAAGCCGTCATCCGGCACCCACACCCGTGTGGCGCCGTCTTCGGGACCAATGCACGCCACCAGCACCCAGCCGTTCTCGAACAGCCTGCGGATCGCCGGCTGGCGCGCCATGATCGCGGCGATGACCGCCGGCGTCTGCTCGAGCACCAACAACACGCGCACCGGCTCGTGGACCTCGGTCATCTGCGTGGGCAACCCCGTGCGCAGGTCACTGCTGCCGCCGTCCATGACCCCCACCAGGCCCACGACGTTGTGGGGCAGCTTGGTGCCGGCGCCGTAGACCTGGGGGTCGCAGGTCGAGAAGTAGTACTCGAGGTTGATGCCGGCGATGACCGGAACCAACGCCATGAGCAGCCGTTCGAGCACCTCGCCACCTGCGTCGGACTCGGGGTCGTACGACACCAGGAACGCGCGCCGATCGAGGAACGCACCGCGGGTCAGCCGACGACGACCGAACACCGCGAGCGCGTTGGTGGCGTGATTCAGCTCGGGTCGGGCCTGGCTCGGATCGAGTGCCCGCTCCTGCACGTGGCGCAGCACGTCCTCGGGTCCGCCGTGCCGGGGCGCGTGGTCGAACTTGCGGCAGCGCTCCTGCGCCGAACGTCGCGCCGCCTCGGCGACCACCTGCTCGAGGTGACGGAAGTCGTCGCGATGCGAGTCGGGCAAGCGGTCGAGGTCCCACCACGTGAAGCCCTCGTTGGTGGTGTTGTGCTCGCCGCCGACGAAATGGGCGTCATCGGGGATGTCGATGCCGTTGCCGCGCAGCCCCGCACGGACCGCCGGCGAGTTGGCCATGAGCGTGAAGAGGCGCGCGTTGGGGCCGCCATGACGTCCACCGCAGGCGCCGCAGTCGTACGCGGCGTAGTGCGGGTTGTTGGTGCTGGTGGAGCCGTGGGCGACGATCGCGATCACGCGCGCGAAGTTCCGCACCAGCCCGATATTGGTCAGCGTGGCGCCGACCCGCTCGACCTGCTCGCGCAGCGTGAAGCCGGCGATCGCATGCTGCGGCTCGCGGCACGACTCGTCGGTCGTGAGCACGGTGGGATGCTCGGGCATCAGCGCGCGCGTGACGAGCCGGCGCGCACGATCGAACCGCCGCGGAAACACCAGCTGTCCGAGCAGCCACAGCCACGCAAAGAAGCCCACCGCGTAGGCGCCCAGGAGCGAGGCCCAGCCGTGGCCGAGGATGCTGCGCCAGTGCCCTCGCCAGCGCCGCACGGCGGCGCGACTGCTGTCATAGCGCCGCGCACCGCGGTGCTCGTCGTCGCACGGGACCTCCAGCACGCGATGCGCCGGCGTGACCCCGAGCGGGCACAGGGCGCTGAACTCCTCGTCGTTGCGCCCGCGAAAACTGATCGGGATGCCGAAGAAGCCGCCGGTCCCGAAGGTCTCGGCCCGCGGCTCGGTCTCCTCGATGTGCCGCCGGATGCCCTCCTCGCGATCGTCGATGCAGGTCACGACCTGGAGCTGCCCGCGCCCGGTCGCCACGTGGCGATGCTCGCGGCCGTCGTGCAGGGCCTCGAGCACCTGGTCGCGGTAGTGGATCTCGTAGGCCTCCTGCCAGATCGGCAGCCGCACGGCGGCGGCGAAACCATCCAGCAGCGACGACAGCTCGGCGATGCGCTCGATCGGCGTCGCCTGCAGCTCGGTGCCGTACAGGTGTAGCGCACGCGTGAGGCGGTGCAGCTGCCACGCGCGCTCGAGATCCGCGCCTTCGGTGTCGTGCTCGATCTCTTCGACGAGCGCGGCGCAGGTCGCCTCCGAGGTCGCGCCACCGCGGTCCATCGCGCGACGACTCTTGCGCGCCAACACGTCGGAGACGTGGCCCTCGTGCAGCGCGAGGCGAACCGCGGCCTCGTCGGGACGCTGGCGCAGGTGCTCGACCAGCGCCGCGATTGCGCAGCCCCACGTGTCGCGACACACCCGCTCGAGCTCCGACCACTCGCCGAGCAGACGCATCGCGAGGTAGTCGACGAGTGCCACCGGCGGCAGCTGGGGGCGATGGTCACGGTTGTGCTCACGCCAGTGGATCAGCCCGCCCCACCCTGGCAGATGCTGCAGCACGCGGGTGATGTACGCGTCGACTCGATCGGCCCCAACGCCGAGACCGGCGAGCGACACCGCGACCGCATCGAGCGGATCCTCCGGCAGCCGCAGCGCCGCCGGCAGCCCCCGCAGGTAGCGTCGTCCGGGACGCTGGAACCGACGCCAGTGCGCGTAGAGCCCGAGGCGGCGATCGTCATCGCGATCGGCGGCGAGGCCCTCGTCGAGGTGGGCCGCACAGGCGCGGATCAGCCAGCGGTCGACGTACTCGGACACGTCGATGTCGGCGAACATGCGCACGAGATCGCGATGTGACAGCTCGCCGAGCCGGTCCAGCACGGCGGCTGCGTCGGCGCGCAGATCCGGGCGACGCGAGCGACCGATGCGTCGCACCGCATCGAGACAGACCGACCAGCGCAGCTCGTCGCCGGGCTCGGTCAACGCGAAGTCCTCGCGAAGCCGCCACCGCACCCGCGCCGCGGGCTCGACGTCGAGGTCGTGCAGCATGGCCGCGCGCAGCACCGCAGCAGGGCTCGCCAACGCGTGGGGCGATCGCGCGGCCGCGTCGGGGAGCGCGCGGCGGTAGGCGATCGCGAGCTCGAGATCGCGGTCGTCGATGCGACCGGCCGCATAGGCCTCGCGGAAGCGTGCCTCGGACAGGTACCCCCTACCGCCCACCAGCTTCGCGGCGGTGGTGATCGCACGGTGGAAGGGCAACGACTCGAACGCGTGCAGCGTGTTGTGGTGGATGAAGAGCTCGAGCGGGCCCTGGGTCGGGAGGTAGTGCGCGCCGTGTTCGATGGCCGCACGCAGCCGCTCGGGCGCGTGC is a genomic window of Deltaproteobacteria bacterium containing:
- a CDS encoding DUF2309 domain-containing protein, which encodes MDARTPARENSCRAREPARGHHGQTSRPLRAILDHGNADATGLDTLHAAAAGEARGRGRYVSTGASQGAASRAARLESAPKEPPSTASHAPERLRAAIEHGAHYLPTQGPLELFIHHNTLHAFESLPFHRAITTAAKLVGGRGYLSEARFREAYAAGRIDDRDLELAIAYRRALPDAAARSPHALASPAAVLRAAMLHDLDVEPAARVRWRLREDFALTEPGDELRWSVCLDAVRRIGRSRRPDLRADAAAVLDRLGELSHRDLVRMFADIDVSEYVDRWLIRACAAHLDEGLAADRDDDRRLGLYAHWRRFQRPGRRYLRGLPAALRLPEDPLDAVAVSLAGLGVGADRVDAYITRVLQHLPGWGGLIHWREHNRDHRPQLPPVALVDYLAMRLLGEWSELERVCRDTWGCAIAALVEHLRQRPDEAAVRLALHEGHVSDVLARKSRRAMDRGGATSEATCAALVEEIEHDTEGADLERAWQLHRLTRALHLYGTELQATPIERIAELSSLLDGFAAAVRLPIWQEAYEIHYRDQVLEALHDGREHRHVATGRGQLQVVTCIDDREEGIRRHIEETEPRAETFGTGGFFGIPISFRGRNDEEFSALCPLGVTPAHRVLEVPCDDEHRGARRYDSSRAAVRRWRGHWRSILGHGWASLLGAYAVGFFAWLWLLGQLVFPRRFDRARRLVTRALMPEHPTVLTTDESCREPQHAIAGFTLREQVERVGATLTNIGLVRNFARVIAIVAHGSTSTNNPHYAAYDCGACGGRHGGPNARLFTLMANSPAVRAGLRGNGIDIPDDAHFVGGEHNTTNEGFTWWDLDRLPDSHRDDFRHLEQVVAEAARRSAQERCRKFDHAPRHGGPEDVLRHVQERALDPSQARPELNHATNALAVFGRRRLTRGAFLDRRAFLVSYDPESDAGGEVLERLLMALVPVIAGINLEYYFSTCDPQVYGAGTKLPHNVVGLVGVMDGGSSDLRTGLPTQMTEVHEPVRVLLVLEQTPAVIAAIMARQPAIRRLFENGWVLVACIGPEDGATRVWVPDDGFVPWQPRGLTLPVVHNSAAWFTGHDELLSPARIVAPRRIAGAT